In one Buteo buteo chromosome 10, bButBut1.hap1.1, whole genome shotgun sequence genomic region, the following are encoded:
- the CIRBP gene encoding cold-inducible RNA-binding protein isoform X1, with translation MASDEGKLFVGGLSFDTNEQSLEQVFSKYGQISEVVVVKDRETQRSRGFGFVTFENIDDAKDAMMAMNGKSVDGRQIRVDQAGKSSENRSRGYRGGSSGGRGFFRGSRGRGRGFSRGGGDRGYGGSRFDSRSGGYNGSRDYYNSSRSQGGYGDRSSGGSYRDSYDSYGKSWFKWE, from the exons ATGGCATCAGATGAGGGGAAACTCTTTGTCGGTGGACTGAGTTTTGACACCAATGAGCAGTCATTGGAACAAGTCTTCTCTAAATATGGACAAATTTCTGAAG TCGTTGTGGTGAAAGACAGAGAGACTCAGAGATCCAGAGGTTTTGGCTTTGTTACTTTTGAAAACATAGATGATGCTAAAGATGCAATGATGGCCATGAATGGAAAG TCTGTAGATGGACGTCAGATCAGAGTTGATCAGGCTGGAAAATCATCAGAGAATAGATCTCGTGGCTACAGAGGGGGGTCTTCTGGGGGCAGAGGCTTTTTCCGTGGCAGCAGAGGTCGGGGCCGTGGCTTCTCTAGAG GAGGTGGAGACAGAGGCTATGGCGGAAGCAGATTTGATTCCAGAAGTGGAGGATATAATGGCTCCAGAGACTACTATAATAGCAG CAGGAGTCAAGGTGGCTATGGTGACAGGTCTTCAGGAGGGTCCTACAGAGACAGCTATGACAGTTACGGTAAGTCTTGGTTCAAATGGGAATGA
- the FAM174C gene encoding protein FAM174C isoform X2 — MLRPRPLCLLLLLLHVARAATPAPPATPSPLNATEAPRAAAGNGTRSGPPPTSQRPPGSGLWAGSGLPVLKRAVYVLSALSLLAALYFLLRAFRLKKPQRKKYGLLSNYDENIEMASFDSDEDTVFETRNLRR, encoded by the exons ATGCTGCGGCCGAGgcccctctgcctcctcctcctcctcctgcacgTCGCCCGGGCCGCCACCCCCGCTCCTCCGGCCACCCCCAGCCCGCTCAACGCCACGGAGGCgccgcgggcggccgcgggTAACGGGACGCGGTCGGGCCCACCGCCGACATCGCAACGACCGCCGGGGTCGGGGCTGTGGGCGGGATCGGGGCTGCCGGTGCTGAAGCGGGCGGTGTACGTGCTGAGCGCCCTCTCGTTGCTGGCCGCGCTCTATTTCCTCCTGCGGGCGTTCCG GTTGAAGAAACCTCAGCGGAAGAAATACGGCCTTCTGTCGAATTACGACGAGAACATAGAGATGGCCTCGTTCGACAGCGACGAGGACACAGTGTTTGAAACAAGAAATCTGAGGCG atga
- the FAM174C gene encoding protein FAM174C isoform X1 translates to MLRPRPLCLLLLLLHVARAATPAPPATPSPLNATEAPRAAAGNGTRSGPPPTSQRPPGSGLWAGSGLPVLKRAVYVLSALSLLAALYFLLRAFRPRSEGLRNERKTHFRLKKPQRKKYGLLSNYDENIEMASFDSDEDTVFETRNLRR, encoded by the exons ATGCTGCGGCCGAGgcccctctgcctcctcctcctcctcctgcacgTCGCCCGGGCCGCCACCCCCGCTCCTCCGGCCACCCCCAGCCCGCTCAACGCCACGGAGGCgccgcgggcggccgcgggTAACGGGACGCGGTCGGGCCCACCGCCGACATCGCAACGACCGCCGGGGTCGGGGCTGTGGGCGGGATCGGGGCTGCCGGTGCTGAAGCGGGCGGTGTACGTGCTGAGCGCCCTCTCGTTGCTGGCCGCGCTCTATTTCCTCCTGCGGGCGTTCCG CCCTAGGTCAGAGGGACTCAGAAATGAGCGCAAAACTCATTTCAGGTTGAAGAAACCTCAGCGGAAGAAATACGGCCTTCTGTCGAATTACGACGAGAACATAGAGATGGCCTCGTTCGACAGCGACGAGGACACAGTGTTTGAAACAAGAAATCTGAGGCG atga
- the CIRBP gene encoding cold-inducible RNA-binding protein isoform X4: MASDEGKLFVGGLSFDTNEQSLEQVFSKYGQISEVVVVKDRETQRSRGFGFVTFENIDDAKDAMMAMNGKSVDGRQIRVDQAGKSSENRSRGYRGGSSGGRGFFRGSRGRGRGFSRGGGDRGYGGSRFDSRSGGYNGSRDYYNSRSQGGYGDRSSGGSYRDSYDSYATHNE; the protein is encoded by the exons ATGGCATCAGATGAGGGGAAACTCTTTGTCGGTGGACTGAGTTTTGACACCAATGAGCAGTCATTGGAACAAGTCTTCTCTAAATATGGACAAATTTCTGAAG TCGTTGTGGTGAAAGACAGAGAGACTCAGAGATCCAGAGGTTTTGGCTTTGTTACTTTTGAAAACATAGATGATGCTAAAGATGCAATGATGGCCATGAATGGAAAG TCTGTAGATGGACGTCAGATCAGAGTTGATCAGGCTGGAAAATCATCAGAGAATAGATCTCGTGGCTACAGAGGGGGGTCTTCTGGGGGCAGAGGCTTTTTCCGTGGCAGCAGAGGTCGGGGCCGTGGCTTCTCTAGAG GAGGTGGAGACAGAGGCTATGGCGGAAGCAGATTTGATTCCAGAAGTGGAGGATATAATGGCTCCAGAGACTACTATAATAGCAG GAGTCAAGGTGGCTATGGTGACAGGTCTTCAGGAGGGTCCTACAGAGACAGCTATGACAGTTACG CTACACACAACGAGTAA
- the CIRBP gene encoding cold-inducible RNA-binding protein isoform X3, translating to MASDEGKLFVGGLSFDTNEQSLEQVFSKYGQISEVVVVKDRETQRSRGFGFVTFENIDDAKDAMMAMNGKSVDGRQIRVDQAGKSSENRSRGYRGGSSGGRGFFRGSRGRGRGFSRGGGDRGYGGSRFDSRSGGYNGSRDYYNSSRSQGGYGDRSSGGSYRDSYDSYATHNE from the exons ATGGCATCAGATGAGGGGAAACTCTTTGTCGGTGGACTGAGTTTTGACACCAATGAGCAGTCATTGGAACAAGTCTTCTCTAAATATGGACAAATTTCTGAAG TCGTTGTGGTGAAAGACAGAGAGACTCAGAGATCCAGAGGTTTTGGCTTTGTTACTTTTGAAAACATAGATGATGCTAAAGATGCAATGATGGCCATGAATGGAAAG TCTGTAGATGGACGTCAGATCAGAGTTGATCAGGCTGGAAAATCATCAGAGAATAGATCTCGTGGCTACAGAGGGGGGTCTTCTGGGGGCAGAGGCTTTTTCCGTGGCAGCAGAGGTCGGGGCCGTGGCTTCTCTAGAG GAGGTGGAGACAGAGGCTATGGCGGAAGCAGATTTGATTCCAGAAGTGGAGGATATAATGGCTCCAGAGACTACTATAATAGCAG CAGGAGTCAAGGTGGCTATGGTGACAGGTCTTCAGGAGGGTCCTACAGAGACAGCTATGACAGTTACG CTACACACAACGAGTAA
- the CIRBP gene encoding cold-inducible RNA-binding protein isoform X6, which produces MASDEGKLFVGGLSFDTNEQSLEQVFSKYGQISEVVVVKDRETQRSRGFGFVTFENIDDAKDAMMAMNGKSVDGRQIRVDQAGKSSENRSRGYRGGSSGGRGFFRGSRGRGRGFSRGGGDRGYGGSRFDSRSGGYNGSRDYYNSRSQGGYGDRSSGGSYRDSYDSYG; this is translated from the exons ATGGCATCAGATGAGGGGAAACTCTTTGTCGGTGGACTGAGTTTTGACACCAATGAGCAGTCATTGGAACAAGTCTTCTCTAAATATGGACAAATTTCTGAAG TCGTTGTGGTGAAAGACAGAGAGACTCAGAGATCCAGAGGTTTTGGCTTTGTTACTTTTGAAAACATAGATGATGCTAAAGATGCAATGATGGCCATGAATGGAAAG TCTGTAGATGGACGTCAGATCAGAGTTGATCAGGCTGGAAAATCATCAGAGAATAGATCTCGTGGCTACAGAGGGGGGTCTTCTGGGGGCAGAGGCTTTTTCCGTGGCAGCAGAGGTCGGGGCCGTGGCTTCTCTAGAG GAGGTGGAGACAGAGGCTATGGCGGAAGCAGATTTGATTCCAGAAGTGGAGGATATAATGGCTCCAGAGACTACTATAATAGCAG GAGTCAAGGTGGCTATGGTGACAGGTCTTCAGGAGGGTCCTACAGAGACAGCTATGACAGTTACG GCTGA
- the CIRBP gene encoding cold-inducible RNA-binding protein isoform X5 produces the protein MASDEGKLFVGGLSFDTNEQSLEQVFSKYGQISEVVVVKDRETQRSRGFGFVTFENIDDAKDAMMAMNGKSVDGRQIRVDQAGKSSENRSRGYRGGSSGGRGFFRGSRGRGRGFSRGGGDRGYGGSRFDSRSGGYNGSRDYYNSSRSQGGYGDRSSGGSYRDSYDSYG, from the exons ATGGCATCAGATGAGGGGAAACTCTTTGTCGGTGGACTGAGTTTTGACACCAATGAGCAGTCATTGGAACAAGTCTTCTCTAAATATGGACAAATTTCTGAAG TCGTTGTGGTGAAAGACAGAGAGACTCAGAGATCCAGAGGTTTTGGCTTTGTTACTTTTGAAAACATAGATGATGCTAAAGATGCAATGATGGCCATGAATGGAAAG TCTGTAGATGGACGTCAGATCAGAGTTGATCAGGCTGGAAAATCATCAGAGAATAGATCTCGTGGCTACAGAGGGGGGTCTTCTGGGGGCAGAGGCTTTTTCCGTGGCAGCAGAGGTCGGGGCCGTGGCTTCTCTAGAG GAGGTGGAGACAGAGGCTATGGCGGAAGCAGATTTGATTCCAGAAGTGGAGGATATAATGGCTCCAGAGACTACTATAATAGCAG CAGGAGTCAAGGTGGCTATGGTGACAGGTCTTCAGGAGGGTCCTACAGAGACAGCTATGACAGTTACG GCTGA
- the CIRBP gene encoding cold-inducible RNA-binding protein isoform X2, producing the protein MASDEGKLFVGGLSFDTNEQSLEQVFSKYGQISEVVVVKDRETQRSRGFGFVTFENIDDAKDAMMAMNGKSVDGRQIRVDQAGKSSENRSRGYRGGSSGGRGFFRGSRGRGRGFSRGGGDRGYGGSRFDSRSGGYNGSRDYYNSRSQGGYGDRSSGGSYRDSYDSYGKSWFKWE; encoded by the exons ATGGCATCAGATGAGGGGAAACTCTTTGTCGGTGGACTGAGTTTTGACACCAATGAGCAGTCATTGGAACAAGTCTTCTCTAAATATGGACAAATTTCTGAAG TCGTTGTGGTGAAAGACAGAGAGACTCAGAGATCCAGAGGTTTTGGCTTTGTTACTTTTGAAAACATAGATGATGCTAAAGATGCAATGATGGCCATGAATGGAAAG TCTGTAGATGGACGTCAGATCAGAGTTGATCAGGCTGGAAAATCATCAGAGAATAGATCTCGTGGCTACAGAGGGGGGTCTTCTGGGGGCAGAGGCTTTTTCCGTGGCAGCAGAGGTCGGGGCCGTGGCTTCTCTAGAG GAGGTGGAGACAGAGGCTATGGCGGAAGCAGATTTGATTCCAGAAGTGGAGGATATAATGGCTCCAGAGACTACTATAATAGCAG GAGTCAAGGTGGCTATGGTGACAGGTCTTCAGGAGGGTCCTACAGAGACAGCTATGACAGTTACGGTAAGTCTTGGTTCAAATGGGAATGA